Part of the Bacillus sp. (in: firmicutes) genome is shown below.
TATCATCAAGAAAGCAAGCCGTTTCAAATGCTAGAAGAGGAGCAGCAAGAGCTTTTTCTAAGCAACTTCAAAAAAGTATTGACTGGTCAGTTGGATGTGAAGCTATTTGAGCTTAAGTTCCAACGTGAAGTCGAGGACCATACTCAATACTTGCTTTATAATGGGCTGCAATCGAGTAATGTTGAGGAATGGAAGGCACATATGCTAGTAATTGTTGAGAAAATGTTCAAAAACGCCCAACATTCGGAAGATGTTGTTGTCACCTTTATTCGCGGTGAATATTTAAAACCTACAAAAAGGAAAAATGAGGAATCTGAAGAAAGTGACCGTGATGAGGTGTTTGTCCATTCCTTTATTCTCTGTAGTATTAATAAGACAGAGCAGCCTAAAAAAACGTTATTGTTCGATTATATAGGGAAGGAATTTAAGTATAATGTCGTCGTTGATCCAATTATTAACCTATCTTCACCTGTAGCAGGCTTTTTGTTCCCATGCTTTACGGAAAATTCAGCTGATGTAAACCATATTTTATACTCGGCAGAAAAACCGAATCAACCTGACCCGTACATCATTGAAGATGTATTAAATGCAGAAATGATTTTAACGGCACAGGAAAACAAAGCTGTTTTTGAAGAAATTGTCAAAGAAGTAGTGGGGGAACAAGTGGATGCTTCGACACTTGCTAATGTCTACGATGAAATCAACCGAATCATTGATGAAAATGAAGAAGAAGATACTCCGAGATTAGACTACAAAGATGTCGAACGGGTTTTGAAGGTAAGTGGTGTGGAAGATGTTAATCAAGAAAAAGTAGAAATGGCTTTCCAAAAGGTCGTTGATGATGAAAAGTATGAGCTAAAGGCTAGCAATATTGTTCCAAATCCTAAATCAAAATCAATCAAAATTAACACAAAAGTAGCGAATATATCGCTAAGTCCGCAAGATTTAAAGTACGTTAAATTAGTTCATTACAATGGCAAGCGTTGTTTATTAATTGAAGTGGATGAAGATACAGTGGTTGAAGGCTTTACGTTGATTCCTGAAACATTTTAACTAAAAAGGCTTGGTCTCCCAGGCCTTTTTAATTCTTTCTTTCATCTTTTCTTTACGGGCTCATTTTCCTCGGCTGCTTCCATTGCATAGGCAAGTCTTCCAGGAGCTCCGCTTCTGTTACGACTTTCATCTGGCATTGTACGAAGGACGATACGGTGAACAAAAAACTCTCCAACTGTTATGATGACAGACGAAATAATGCTTCCCCAGGCAATCTGCATAACATTACCGAAAACGACACTACCAAAAATCCACACAAGCGTATATGATAGGAGAAAATCAGCGATTAGAGCATTCATATTACCAATCCGCGGCAATAAAATTCGATCCCCAGCAAGATAAGAAACAATAGTTGTAAGCCCACTAAACCAAACGATATCTGTCCACCTAGCATCAAAAAATAAGTCAAGAGCGACTGTATAGGCAATCAAACAGGTCACAAACTTGATTAGTAAAACCTTCATATTATTCATTTCAAAACACCTCCTTCCCTTCTATTTTCATCATCATTAAAAGAAATCATACATCGATTTATTTTGCTGGTACTTTTAACAATTCATAAATATCATTTCTATTTTACAAACTATGAAAGGAAGTAGTGTGTATGTGTCGAAACAACGATAATTATAAGTAATGAAAGGATACAAAAAATGATAAAAAATATTGTCATATCAATAAATATTATTATCATCATGGCAATGAATTCTCCGTCAACCTTCGCTGCAGAAAATAACCAAAGCAATATTTATGTAGTGAAAGCAGGTGATACTTTAGAGAAAATCGCTGCTACATTTAGCATTTCTGTAAAAGAACTAAAAGTAACCAATGGCTTGCAATCGAATTTATTATTTGTTGATCAAAAATTAAAGGTACCCATCATGTATGAAGTTGCAGCAGGCGATACTTTACAGACCATTTCAGCTACATTTCAATCCACTGTCGAGAAGATAAAAAACGCAAATGAACTTTCATCTAATGCATTAAATATAGGACAAATTATAAAAATTCCGCCTAAGCCCTTAAACATGCATGGACAATATATAGTGATGACAAGGGAAGAATTTCAGGAATGGTTATTTAACCAAAAATTCAGTAGAAAAATTAATGTAATTCAACAACATCACACATGGCGACCATCCTACAAGCACTTTAATGGTTCCAATCATTTTACATTATTGAAGGGCATGGAAAGTTTTCATGTAAATGAAATGAGATGGAGAAATATTGCTCAAAATATTACAACATTTCCAGATGGTACAATCGCAGTTTCAAGGCCATTTAACAGTGCACCAGAAGGGACCATTGGCTGGGCAGCGAACGATGCTGGGATTATGATTGAACATATTGGGAATTTTGATAAAGGTTTTGATTTAATGACAGCAGAACAAAAGGAAACGATTATTTATATCACGGCCTTGCTTTGTATTAAGTTTGGGTTAACTCCTTCCATTGATACGATTACTTATCATCATTGGTGGGATTTGCGAACGGGGAATAGGGTGTTAGATAACAGTAAAGGAAGTATAGTTAAAACATGTCCTGGGACTGCCTTTTTTGGGGGGAATACTACCAATAATGCAAAAAACTATTTTTACCCATTAGTATCAAAAAAAATCGAAGAAATAATGGCAACACAAAAACAATAATCAGTCGCAGCTCTATAATATGAATTTATTAGTTTTGCCACCGTTAATGACGAAGAGTTGGACAATGTCCAATAATGAAGTATTCCCATAAAATAGTACTGTTACGTATTTTGTTAAAATGGGGGAAAAACGGATGAATCATCAAAATTACGGCCAAATGCTCCAGCCATATAATAATTATTATGCACGACCGTTTAGCGCTATTTCAAAGGAATTAGGAAATGTAATGGGGATGGTAAAACAATTAAATGGTTTTGCCGGTTCCTTTCCATTTGGCCCTGGTATGAATGGCTTAGGGGGTTCTAACTTCAGTGGTGGGCCAAGTTTAGGACATCTAAATGGAATTTCTAAACAACTAGGAGGCTTAATGGGAGCAGTTCCATACGGTATGGGTATGGGCGGTCTAGGAGGTTCCGGCTTAGGAAATCTAATGGGTATGGCAAATCAATTAGGAGGGCTTACGGGAGCGTTTCCGTATGGTGGTATCGGTATGAATGGTCTTGGTAGCTCAGGTCTTTGGGGTCCTCTTGGGTTGCTTAGTTTTCCAAATAAAGGTATCGGTAGATTTCCATTCACAGGCATTGGCCCATTAGGGGGGATGCAGGGAGGTCCGCCTGGATTTTTCTTTTAATGGATGCAATGGTGTAAATAATTTAAGATGGAGAGAACCGAAAGGTCTCTTTTTTTTGGGGAATATTATTGAAAAAGAACTATTTTCATGGTAAAGTATACTTTATCTTTATTTTAATATAAATAAGTTAATAATCATAAATATCCAATAATAATATACATTAAAATAGTAAAAATGTCAAGGACTTTGAATATTCAATGTATAAGGGGTAGATTACATGAGTAACGAGTGGGAACAAGAACAGGCAAGAATAGACGAAGTAATTGAAATTATTGGTAAAAATATTGCAAAAATAACTCATGATAATAGTGGGGTAAAGAAAGATATTGTTGAAATTCGCAAAACATTTTGGGATGATGTTACCGTTAATTTTGATGAGCCAGATGATCTTGGCGAGACCTTTACAAGTATTAAACAGCAGGCTGAAATGCTGTCTGAGCGGGAACGGACTCATTATAAAATGGACCAACGGTTAAAAAGCCTTCATAAACTAAAGTACGCTCCTTATTTTGGGCGGTTTGATTTTCATGAGGA
Proteins encoded:
- a CDS encoding DUF4317 family protein gives rise to the protein MNKKDIATIRRQFKLDNDLMKIKDIFNVYIMKETSDIYHQESKPFQMLEEEQQELFLSNFKKVLTGQLDVKLFELKFQREVEDHTQYLLYNGLQSSNVEEWKAHMLVIVEKMFKNAQHSEDVVVTFIRGEYLKPTKRKNEESEESDRDEVFVHSFILCSINKTEQPKKTLLFDYIGKEFKYNVVVDPIINLSSPVAGFLFPCFTENSADVNHILYSAEKPNQPDPYIIEDVLNAEMILTAQENKAVFEEIVKEVVGEQVDASTLANVYDEINRIIDENEEEDTPRLDYKDVERVLKVSGVEDVNQEKVEMAFQKVVDDEKYELKASNIVPNPKSKSIKINTKVANISLSPQDLKYVKLVHYNGKRCLLIEVDEDTVVEGFTLIPETF
- a CDS encoding YndM family protein, producing MNNMKVLLIKFVTCLIAYTVALDLFFDARWTDIVWFSGLTTIVSYLAGDRILLPRIGNMNALIADFLLSYTLVWIFGSVVFGNVMQIAWGSIISSVIITVGEFFVHRIVLRTMPDESRNRSGAPGRLAYAMEAAEENEPVKKR
- a CDS encoding LysM peptidoglycan-binding domain-containing protein, whose amino-acid sequence is MIKNIVISINIIIIMAMNSPSTFAAENNQSNIYVVKAGDTLEKIAATFSISVKELKVTNGLQSNLLFVDQKLKVPIMYEVAAGDTLQTISATFQSTVEKIKNANELSSNALNIGQIIKIPPKPLNMHGQYIVMTREEFQEWLFNQKFSRKINVIQQHHTWRPSYKHFNGSNHFTLLKGMESFHVNEMRWRNIAQNITTFPDGTIAVSRPFNSAPEGTIGWAANDAGIMIEHIGNFDKGFDLMTAEQKETIIYITALLCIKFGLTPSIDTITYHHWWDLRTGNRVLDNSKGSIVKTCPGTAFFGGNTTNNAKNYFYPLVSKKIEEIMATQKQ